Proteins encoded within one genomic window of Ranitomeya variabilis isolate aRanVar5 chromosome 4, aRanVar5.hap1, whole genome shotgun sequence:
- the LOC143764177 gene encoding uncharacterized protein LOC143764177, which produces MICVLLVAGHGALLESHIKNDQSGLYRFLEDVPKALLPGVGGKKILDFWWKAVNTRQLFSEVYLVTNADKYKHYERWATANDFPVDNIINDGTTTYDSRLGAVVDLELAISSRKLNDDIMVIAADMLCADQNFDMAQVQKFFRLKGGELAIYYEMEEGECPSSRGIVEVCPDTHRITRFLEKPPQGETLSRLASVVFYCFQRQTLPTLETFLSRFPKTENRVLGRYMEWLINSAAVPVYGMKLPTGFQLIGQVGLPDYTKWLALYSAVKNQPRVKAITCRSYARIGIIGNPSDGYYGKTISMTISNFWAEVTISESKKLVLVPHPLNDPTEFGSLLDLHYISRKEGYLGGLRLLQATCKKFYQYCSEKGIALSKQNFTLKYNVNIPRQVGLAGSSAIVSATLKCLMAFYNLTEDDLPKTMQPNFILDVEKEELFITAGLQDRVVQVYEGLIYMDFSRPIMEEQGYGNYVHMDASSAPPFWLAYLRDPSDSGVIHNNVRQRWQNGDPEVVEAMAIFAELTDKAMAAIEEKNWEELAELMKRNLSLRRSVFTDACLGPGNLKMIEIAQQHGCAVKLPGSGGAVIGLCCDPKKLVELKKSYQEAGFVFCAIVPYCPENTGRSSVAAAIKE; this is translated from the exons ATGATCTGTGTGCTGCTGGTGGCCGGACATGGCGCCCTGCTGGAGAGCCACATCAAG AATGATCAGAGCGGATTGTACAGATTTCTGGAGGATGTTCCCAAGGCTCTGCTGCCTGGTGTGGGGGGGAAGAAGATTCTGGACTTCTGGTGGAAAGCTGTGAACAC GAGGCAGCTCTTCAGTGAGGTTTACCTGGTGACGAACGCAGACAA ATACAAACACTATGAACGTTGGGCGACGGCCAATGACTTCCCAGTGGACAATATCATTAATGATGGGACAACCACCTATGACTCGCGGCTTGGAGCAGTTGTTGACTTGGAGCTCGCAATATCCAGCAGGAAACTGAATGATGATATCATGGTG ATCGCTGCTGACATGTTATGTGCCGACCAGAACTTTGACATGGCCCAAGTGCAGAAGTTTTTCAGGCTGAAG GGCGGAGAGCTGGCAATCTATTATGAGATGGAAGAAGGTGAATGTCCATCTTCCCGGGGGATAGTAGAAGTCTGTCCAGACACTCACCG AATTACACGTTTTTTGGAGAAGCCCCCACAAGGCGAGACCCTCTCGAGACTGGCCAGCGTGGTCTTCTACTGCTTCCAGAGGCAAACGCTGCCGACCCTCGAAACCTTTCTAAGCCGCTTCCCAAAGACTGAAAACCGAGTGCTGGGCAGATACATG GAATGGCTGATAAACTCCGCCGCCGTCCCCGTGTACGGCATGAAGCTGCCCACCGGCTTCCAGCTCATAGGACAAGTG GGATTGCCGGATTACACTAAGTGGTTGGCTCTCTACTCTGCGGTGAAGAATCAGCCACGGGTGAAGGCGATCACCTGCAGATCATATGCCAG AATAGGGATTATTGGGAACCCATCGGACGGATATTATGGGAAGACTATTTCTATGACGATTTCTAACTTTTGGGCTGAGGTCACGATCTCCGAGAGTAAGAAGCTG GTTTTGGTTCCTCATCCATTAAATGACCCAACAGAGTTCGGGAGTTTGCTGGATCTCCATTATATCAGCAGAAAAGAGGg ATACCTGGGAGGGCTGAGACTCCTACAAGCCACCTGCAAGAAGTTCTACCAGTACTGCTCCGAGAAGGG AATCGCTCTGTCCAAGCAGAACTTCACCCTGAAATATAACGTGAATATTCCGCGCCAAGTG GGATTAGCCGGAAGCAG CGCCATCGTGTCCGCGACGCTGAAATGTCTGATGGCGTTCTACAATCTCACCGAGGAT GATCTTCCAAAGACGATGCAGCCAAATTTCATTCTGGATGTTGAGAAAGAAGAACTGTTTATAACGGCCGGACTTCAGGACCGCGTGGTACAG gtctatgagggtctcatctacaTGGACTTCAGCCGACCCATCATGGAGGAGCAGGGATACG GAAACTATGTTCACATGGATGCGAgttctgcaccgccgttctggctcGCGTATCTGCGGGATCCCAGCGACTCCGGCGTCATCCACAATAATGTGCGACAACGCTGGCAGAATG GTGACCCTGAGGTTGTTGAGGCCATGGCGATATTTGCTGAGCTGACTGATAAAGCAAT GGCGGCCATAGAGGAGAAGAACTGGGAGGAACTGGCCGAGCTGATGAAGAGGAATCTGTCTCTGAGGAG ATCGGTCTTCACTGACGCCTGCCTGGGTCCGGGGAACCTAAAGATGATAGAAATCGCCCAACAG CACGGGTGCGCAGTGAAGTTACCGGGGAGTGGCGGCGCAGTTATCGGATTGTGCTGTGACCCCAAAAAACTG GTTGAACTAAAGAAATCTTATCAGGAGGCCGGATTTGTGTTTTGTGCAATTGTCCCCTATTGCCCAGAAAATACGGGAAGAAGCAGTGTGGCTGCAGCCATTAAAGAGTGA